A region of Methyloversatilis discipulorum DNA encodes the following proteins:
- a CDS encoding YfiR family protein gives MRTRALRCLRSVSAVGALLCALSGQAQPHMPEEQLKAAFVFNFAKYIEWPAEEGTLAQIVACVIGDAGAIGDALSAFHGRAVAGRTFQVRRHVQPEEVDRCHIAVLSDSSDRRVVAVLKQVPAQAVLTVSDADGFVDGGGMIGIVRSGDRLQFDINQAALQRANLKASSQLLKLARNLGGRPR, from the coding sequence GTGCGCACCCGGGCTCTGCGCTGCCTGCGTTCGGTGAGTGCCGTCGGGGCACTGCTGTGTGCGCTGTCCGGCCAGGCGCAACCGCATATGCCGGAGGAGCAGCTGAAGGCCGCCTTCGTATTCAACTTCGCCAAGTACATCGAATGGCCGGCCGAGGAAGGCACGCTGGCGCAGATCGTTGCCTGCGTGATCGGCGATGCCGGCGCGATCGGCGACGCGCTGAGCGCCTTCCACGGACGGGCCGTCGCCGGCCGCACCTTCCAGGTGAGACGCCATGTGCAGCCCGAGGAGGTCGATCGTTGCCACATCGCGGTGCTGAGCGACAGCAGCGATCGACGGGTGGTGGCCGTGCTGAAACAGGTGCCGGCGCAGGCGGTGCTCACGGTCAGCGACGCCGACGGTTTCGTCGATGGCGGCGGCATGATAGGCATCGTGCGCAGCGGCGACCGCCTGCAGTTCGACATCAATCAGGCAGCGTTGCAAAGGGCCAATCTGAAAGCCAGTTCGCAGTTGCTCAAGCTGGCGCGCAATCTCGGAGGACGGCCCCGATGA
- a CDS encoding response regulator, which produces MKRLRLFAEPPDLPLRARLRRVLLLSLATGLVINFVLTSLNGLIGERERLVDQLDATARIIGANSASALAFSDPDAARGTLSAVSSVTAVTRAWIQLNDGVPFAAFPPSAPPPLPGQQIEEMTVIGALWSPRLLFARPLVDDDQRLGVIVLEADLLPLWSRVATTMLINGIATALSFLLAYRLSAGMQRRVTDPVQALIASARRVVDERRYDVAVPRLANDEIGQLTDRFNEMLHEIALRDAELRGHRDRLESEVEARTSELRVAKEQAEAANEAKSRFLANMSHEIRTPMNGVIGMAGLLERTRLDDRQRRYVEGIAGSAESLLRVINDVLDFSKIEAGKLTLEKVVFFPRQVVEDVVMLFADSARTRGIELSLRIDPTLPRALIGDPHRLRQVLVNLVSNAVKFTASGEVLVDVSTTGADQQARPGRAVLHVDVIDTGAGIPAVAEADIFEAFSQGDSSTTRQYGGTGLGLAITRELILLQKGAIGFCSVPRYGTRFWFVLPFDIASVRSSSPLPPSTVRRVLVVDPVPRAARTLADMLDELGVEHARCSDAQGAMAALMHAYFCGLPFDAVLCAQKLPDGDASALASVLAQRLAEPPLFVCVQGFADPEVVEPPMATLRKPVLRGELQSVLGGDTPPRHVSADLAPAVAAPDARPVSVLLVDDHPVNREISVEMLRELGYRVSTADNGVEACEAVERTAFDLVLMDCQMPVMDGFQATRRIREFEQDAGRTPVPIVALTANALRGDRERCIEAGMNDYLPKPLPLRELNRMVERYVRKEGVADATPMAGAMAATLIDEVQLFSVPGMRSNGSGLMTRMTALFRRESSISLAAMQTAAASGDAPALRAAAHRLKSSSGALGARLVYERAREIENAARTGRVEFDDVAQRTFEQILLQTCSALEYLMTTQGAACAPDSTGADSDIAGR; this is translated from the coding sequence ATGAAGCGGCTGCGCCTGTTCGCCGAGCCGCCCGACCTGCCGCTGCGCGCCCGGTTGCGCCGCGTGCTGCTGCTGTCGCTGGCGACCGGGCTGGTGATCAATTTCGTGCTGACCTCGCTCAACGGCCTGATCGGCGAACGCGAGCGACTGGTCGATCAGCTCGATGCGACCGCGCGCATCATTGGTGCGAACAGCGCGTCGGCACTCGCCTTCAGCGACCCGGACGCGGCGCGCGGCACGCTGTCCGCGGTGTCCAGCGTGACTGCCGTGACGCGCGCCTGGATACAGCTGAACGACGGCGTGCCTTTCGCCGCCTTCCCGCCCTCCGCACCGCCGCCGCTGCCGGGGCAGCAGATCGAAGAGATGACGGTGATCGGTGCGCTGTGGTCGCCCCGGCTGCTGTTCGCGCGGCCGCTGGTCGATGACGATCAGCGTCTGGGCGTCATCGTGCTTGAGGCCGATCTGCTGCCGCTGTGGAGCCGGGTCGCCACCACCATGCTGATCAATGGCATCGCCACGGCGCTGTCCTTCCTGCTCGCCTACCGGCTGTCGGCCGGCATGCAGCGGCGGGTGACCGACCCGGTGCAGGCTTTGATCGCGTCGGCGCGTCGAGTGGTCGACGAGCGTCGCTACGACGTGGCGGTGCCGCGCCTGGCCAATGACGAGATCGGCCAGCTGACCGATCGCTTCAACGAAATGCTGCACGAGATCGCGCTGCGCGACGCCGAACTGCGTGGCCATCGCGACCGTCTGGAAAGCGAGGTCGAAGCGCGCACCAGCGAGCTGCGGGTGGCGAAGGAACAGGCCGAGGCGGCGAACGAGGCGAAGAGCCGCTTCCTCGCCAACATGAGCCACGAAATCCGCACGCCGATGAACGGTGTCATCGGCATGGCCGGTCTGCTCGAACGCACCCGGCTCGACGACCGTCAGCGGCGCTATGTCGAAGGTATCGCCGGCTCGGCCGAATCACTGCTGCGCGTGATCAACGACGTGCTCGACTTCTCCAAGATCGAGGCGGGCAAGCTGACGCTGGAAAAGGTCGTGTTCTTTCCGCGCCAGGTGGTCGAGGATGTCGTCATGCTGTTCGCCGACAGCGCACGGACACGTGGCATCGAGCTGTCGCTGCGCATCGATCCGACGCTGCCGCGGGCGCTGATCGGCGATCCGCACCGGCTGCGTCAGGTGCTGGTGAACCTGGTGTCGAACGCGGTGAAGTTCACCGCCAGCGGCGAGGTGCTGGTCGATGTATCGACCACCGGCGCCGACCAGCAGGCACGGCCCGGTCGTGCCGTGCTTCATGTCGATGTGATCGATACCGGCGCTGGCATTCCGGCGGTGGCCGAAGCGGACATCTTCGAGGCCTTCTCGCAGGGCGACAGTTCGACCACCCGCCAGTACGGGGGCACCGGTCTCGGGCTGGCGATCACGCGCGAACTGATCCTGCTGCAGAAGGGGGCCATCGGCTTCTGCAGCGTGCCGCGCTACGGCACGCGATTCTGGTTCGTGCTGCCGTTCGACATCGCCAGCGTGCGCTCGTCGTCGCCGCTGCCGCCGAGCACGGTGCGCCGGGTGCTCGTCGTCGATCCGGTGCCGCGCGCTGCGCGGACGCTGGCGGACATGCTCGACGAACTGGGTGTCGAGCACGCGCGCTGTTCCGATGCACAGGGTGCGATGGCGGCGCTGATGCACGCGTACTTCTGCGGCCTGCCGTTCGACGCGGTGCTGTGTGCGCAGAAGCTTCCGGACGGCGATGCGTCCGCGCTGGCCAGCGTACTTGCGCAGCGCCTGGCCGAGCCGCCGCTGTTCGTCTGCGTGCAGGGCTTCGCCGATCCCGAGGTCGTTGAACCGCCGATGGCCACGCTGCGCAAGCCGGTGCTGCGCGGTGAGCTGCAGTCCGTCCTGGGCGGCGACACGCCGCCGCGCCATGTTTCGGCCGATCTCGCCCCAGCGGTCGCCGCGCCGGATGCACGGCCGGTTTCCGTATTGCTGGTGGATGACCATCCGGTCAATCGCGAGATATCGGTCGAGATGCTGCGCGAACTTGGCTACCGCGTAAGCACCGCGGACAACGGCGTCGAGGCGTGCGAAGCGGTCGAGCGGACCGCGTTCGACCTGGTGCTGATGGATTGCCAGATGCCGGTCATGGACGGCTTCCAGGCGACGCGGCGTATCCGCGAATTCGAACAGGACGCCGGACGCACCCCGGTGCCCATCGTCGCGCTGACGGCCAATGCCTTGCGCGGCGACCGCGAGCGCTGTATCGAGGCTGGCATGAACGATTATCTGCCCAAGCCGCTGCCGCTGCGCGAACTGAACAGGATGGTGGAGCGCTATGTTCGCAAGGAGGGCGTGGCCGATGCGACGCCGATGGCCGGCGCGATGGCGGCGACCCTGATCGACGAAGTACAGTTATTCAGTGTGCCCGGCATGCGCAGCAATGGTTCGGGGCTGATGACACGCATGACTGCGTTGTTCCGTCGTGAGTCGTCGATCAGCCTGGCGGCGATGCAGACGGCCGCGGCGAGCGGCGACGCACCGGCGCTGCGGGCGGCGGCACATCGGCTCAAGAGCTCGAGCGGCGCGCTCGGGGCGCGCCTGGTCTATGAGAGGGCGCGCGAGATCGAGAACGCGGCGCGCACCGGCCGCGTCGAGTTCGACGATGTGGCACAGCGCACATTCGAGCAGATTCTGCTGCAGACTTGCAGCGCTCTGGAATATTTGATGACGACGCAGGGCGCTGCATGCGCGCCGGATTCGACGGGAGCCGACAGTGATATTGCTGGTCGATGA
- a CDS encoding putative bifunctional diguanylate cyclase/phosphodiesterase translates to MILLVDDDVMVRLMAAEALIASGFEVMEAADGEQALELFDRHEFSLVLLDVSLGGIDGFEVCRQMRERPHGRSLPIIMLTGMDDTHSIDSAYSLGATDFVTKPLNWTLLVYRVRYALRAAHTVADLETSERRLAVAQRVARLGGWLWHVDQDRCERSRICLDLWGDTPSSLHEVPFGLLSRVLSPDRQHLREAMERAREGEPYQMSFRVQRDEGTVVTLYEQALPVRDEFGRVVRIEGVTQDVTEREQAQRRIRFLAYHDSLTGLANRQMFREMLDHTLARSQRTGSRCALLYLDLDRLKRINDSYGHTLGDQILREVASRLLASIRSADLVAHDDSLHEEVVARLGGDEFTVLLTDLSRAEDAARVAARICAELGRPLQVAHVELVVTASIGIAIFPDNGADPETLLRHADMAMYAAKQRGRNTYEFFTEAMQQQAVERLSLEQDLARALESGQFSLHYQPQVDAGSGRIVSAEALLRWEHPQRGMVSPVQFIPVAEETGLIVPLGEWVVLTACRQMAEWRQAGLPVVPVAVNLSAHNFRSDSLLTSIAHALESTGLPSSYLHVELTESAVMQEPAAAMKTLGALKAIGLKLSIDDFGTGYSSLSTLKQFPIDLLKIDRSFVRDLPEDGSSASIVEAILALANALGLGVVAEGVETAAQRDFLCSRRCGLMQGYLFSKPLPADGFAQLLGAVPRYA, encoded by the coding sequence GTGATATTGCTGGTCGATGACGATGTGATGGTCCGCCTGATGGCGGCCGAGGCGCTGATTGCCTCGGGATTCGAGGTGATGGAAGCGGCGGACGGTGAACAGGCGCTCGAACTGTTCGACCGCCACGAGTTTTCGCTGGTGCTGCTCGACGTGAGTCTGGGCGGCATCGACGGTTTCGAGGTGTGCCGACAGATGCGCGAGCGGCCGCACGGGCGCTCGCTGCCCATCATCATGCTCACCGGCATGGACGACACGCACTCGATCGACAGCGCCTACTCGCTGGGCGCCACCGATTTCGTCACCAAGCCCCTGAACTGGACCCTGCTCGTCTATCGCGTGCGCTACGCCTTGCGTGCGGCCCACACCGTGGCCGACCTCGAAACGTCGGAGCGCCGGCTGGCAGTCGCGCAGCGCGTCGCCAGACTGGGCGGCTGGCTGTGGCATGTCGACCAGGATCGCTGCGAGCGCAGCCGGATCTGCCTCGACCTGTGGGGCGACACGCCCAGTTCGCTGCACGAGGTGCCCTTCGGTCTGCTGTCGCGCGTGCTCAGCCCGGACCGTCAGCATCTGCGGGAAGCGATGGAACGCGCCCGCGAGGGCGAGCCCTACCAGATGAGTTTCCGCGTGCAGCGCGACGAGGGCACCGTGGTGACGCTGTACGAGCAGGCGCTGCCGGTGCGCGACGAGTTCGGCCGCGTGGTGCGCATCGAGGGCGTCACGCAGGACGTGACCGAGCGCGAACAGGCGCAGCGGCGCATCCGCTTCCTCGCCTATCACGACAGCCTGACCGGGCTGGCCAACCGCCAGATGTTCCGCGAAATGCTGGACCACACGCTGGCGCGCTCGCAGCGCACCGGCTCGCGCTGCGCGCTGCTCTACCTCGATCTCGATCGTCTGAAGCGCATCAACGACAGCTACGGTCACACGCTGGGCGACCAGATACTGCGCGAGGTGGCGAGCCGGCTGCTCGCGTCCATCCGCTCCGCCGATCTGGTGGCGCACGACGATTCGCTGCACGAAGAGGTGGTGGCGCGGCTGGGCGGCGACGAATTCACCGTGCTGCTGACCGACCTGTCGCGCGCCGAGGACGCGGCGCGCGTGGCGGCGCGCATCTGTGCCGAACTGGGGCGGCCACTGCAGGTGGCCCACGTCGAACTGGTGGTGACCGCGTCGATCGGCATCGCCATCTTCCCGGACAACGGTGCCGACCCGGAAACGCTGCTGCGTCACGCCGACATGGCGATGTACGCGGCCAAGCAGCGCGGGCGCAACACCTACGAATTCTTCACCGAGGCGATGCAGCAGCAGGCGGTCGAGCGGCTTTCGCTGGAGCAGGATCTTGCGCGCGCACTGGAAAGCGGCCAGTTCTCGCTGCATTATCAGCCGCAGGTCGACGCCGGCAGCGGCCGCATCGTGTCGGCCGAGGCACTGCTGCGTTGGGAACATCCGCAACGCGGCATGGTGTCGCCGGTGCAGTTCATTCCGGTGGCCGAGGAAACCGGCCTCATCGTGCCGCTCGGCGAGTGGGTGGTGCTGACCGCCTGCCGCCAGATGGCGGAGTGGCGTCAGGCCGGCTTGCCGGTGGTGCCCGTCGCGGTGAATCTGTCGGCGCACAACTTCCGTTCGGATTCGCTGCTCACGTCGATCGCGCACGCGCTGGAATCGACCGGCCTGCCGTCGAGCTATCTGCACGTCGAGCTGACCGAGAGCGCCGTGATGCAGGAGCCCGCTGCGGCGATGAAGACGCTGGGCGCGCTGAAGGCGATCGGTCTGAAGCTGTCGATCGACGACTTCGGTACCGGCTACTCGTCGCTGTCCACGCTGAAGCAGTTTCCGATCGACCTGCTGAAGATCGACCGCAGCTTCGTCCGCGATCTGCCGGAAGACGGCAGCAGCGCGTCCATCGTCGAAGCCATTCTTGCGCTGGCGAATGCGCTCGGTCTGGGCGTTGTGGCCGAGGGGGTGGAAACGGCTGCACAGCGCGACTTCCTGTGCAGCCGGCGCTGCGGCCTGATGCAGGGCTACCTGTTCTCGAAGCCGCTGCCGGCCGACGGGTTTGCCCAGCTGCTCGGGGCGGTGCCGCGCTACGCCTGA
- a CDS encoding S1 family peptidase has protein sequence MHVRLTATLLLTALPSLASALDQRDIAALISLRPSVLKVEASDARGNVGVGTGVAVAPGVIATACHVTARASTLRVVSNGERMQVSSQRAMVARDLCLLDVPGAAQVPPVPLRETPLKPGEELVALGYILGAAPRVSNGTVLRLHAHDGAQVIQSTTPFTSGASGGGMFDRDGRLVGLMTFKFRAGTDNQFSVPVAWIAEALKLPPGPEVAPLDGRPFWDAPEPALPPFLQTLRLEAEGRWADLERLARDLIAVDQRNASAWHALGRAQAGRGIDATAAFARADALESNNPVFISDLALAQYRTNDQAAYASARARLERIAPTAVEALDARVNACAGGASTAC, from the coding sequence ATGCACGTCCGGCTGACCGCGACCCTGCTGCTCACCGCCTTGCCGTCGCTGGCCAGCGCGCTGGACCAGCGGGACATCGCGGCGCTGATCAGCCTGCGCCCCAGCGTACTGAAGGTGGAAGCGTCCGATGCCCGCGGTAACGTGGGTGTCGGCACCGGCGTGGCGGTGGCGCCGGGCGTCATCGCCACCGCTTGTCACGTCACCGCCCGGGCAAGCACGCTGCGCGTGGTGTCCAACGGTGAACGCATGCAGGTGAGCAGCCAGCGGGCGATGGTCGCGCGCGACCTGTGCCTGCTCGACGTGCCCGGTGCTGCGCAGGTACCGCCGGTACCGCTGCGTGAAACGCCGCTCAAGCCGGGCGAGGAACTGGTGGCGCTGGGCTACATCCTCGGCGCGGCACCGCGCGTCAGCAACGGAACGGTATTGCGTCTGCATGCGCACGACGGTGCGCAGGTCATTCAGAGCACCACTCCGTTCACGTCGGGCGCCAGCGGCGGTGGCATGTTCGACCGCGACGGCCGCCTGGTAGGCCTGATGACGTTCAAGTTCCGCGCCGGCACCGACAATCAGTTTTCCGTGCCGGTTGCATGGATCGCCGAGGCGCTGAAGCTGCCGCCCGGACCTGAGGTCGCGCCACTCGACGGCCGCCCGTTCTGGGATGCCCCGGAACCGGCACTGCCGCCCTTCCTGCAGACGCTGCGCCTGGAGGCGGAAGGCCGTTGGGCCGACCTGGAACGCCTGGCGCGCGACCTGATCGCCGTCGATCAGCGCAATGCCTCGGCCTGGCACGCGCTCGGCCGGGCACAGGCCGGGCGCGGCATCGACGCGACGGCCGCGTTCGCGCGCGCCGACGCACTCGAAAGCAACAATCCCGTTTTCATCAGCGACCTCGCACTGGCGCAGTACCGGACGAATGATCAGGCCGCCTATGCCAGTGCGCGTGCCCGCCTCGAGCGCATCGCGCCGACCGCCGTCGAGGCGCTCGACGCGCGTGTCAACGCCTGCGCCGGCGGCGCGTCAACAGCTTGCTGA
- a CDS encoding quinoprotein dehydrogenase-associated putative ABC transporter substrate-binding protein produces the protein MKYRLSAALALAAATALAAPLASAETGDDKVLRVCADPNNLPLSNDKGEGYENKIAELLAKDLGYSLEYAYFPHRMGFVRMTLRAKHEKIPGKYKCDLIVGVPVGFDMGATIKPYYRSTYAMVFKKGRGLDDVKVPDDLLKLPPEKLSKLKFGVFSQTPPVDWLLRNKLFDQAISYQRQSGDPGAYPGEIVEKDLVADKLDVAMAWGPIAGYFAKNSGATDLVTVGFPPENNVKFDYAITMAVRYGEKDWKNKIDEAVQRNLPGIQAILTSYGVPLIDESQASHTAADR, from the coding sequence ATGAAGTATCGACTGTCCGCTGCCCTCGCCCTGGCCGCCGCCACCGCACTCGCCGCGCCGCTCGCTTCTGCCGAAACTGGCGACGACAAGGTGCTGCGCGTCTGCGCCGACCCGAACAACCTGCCCCTGTCGAACGACAAGGGCGAAGGTTACGAGAACAAGATTGCCGAGCTCCTAGCCAAGGATCTCGGCTACAGCCTCGAGTACGCCTACTTCCCGCACCGCATGGGCTTCGTGCGCATGACGCTGCGCGCCAAGCACGAGAAGATTCCGGGCAAGTACAAGTGCGACCTCATCGTCGGCGTCCCGGTCGGTTTCGACATGGGCGCCACGATCAAGCCCTACTACCGCTCGACCTACGCGATGGTGTTCAAGAAGGGGCGCGGTCTGGACGACGTGAAGGTGCCGGACGACCTGCTCAAGCTGCCGCCTGAAAAACTGTCCAAGCTGAAGTTCGGCGTGTTCTCGCAGACGCCGCCGGTGGACTGGCTGCTGCGCAACAAGCTGTTCGACCAGGCCATCTCCTACCAGCGCCAGTCCGGCGACCCGGGCGCCTACCCGGGCGAAATCGTCGAGAAGGATCTGGTCGCCGACAAGCTGGACGTCGCGATGGCCTGGGGTCCGATCGCCGGCTACTTCGCGAAGAATTCCGGCGCGACTGATCTGGTCACTGTCGGCTTTCCGCCGGAGAACAACGTCAAGTTCGACTACGCGATCACGATGGCGGTGCGTTACGGCGAGAAGGACTGGAAGAACAAGATCGACGAAGCCGTCCAGCGCAACCTGCCGGGCATCCAGGCCATCCTGACCTCCTACGGTGTGCCGCTGATCGACGAATCGCAGGCCAGCCACACCGCGGCGGATCGCTGA